In Oenanthe melanoleuca isolate GR-GAL-2019-014 chromosome 10, OMel1.0, whole genome shotgun sequence, a single window of DNA contains:
- the LOC130257338 gene encoding tropomodulin-3-like, giving the protein MTLPFRKDLDKYKDLDEDEILGKLSEEELKQLETVLDDLDPENALLPAGFRQKDQTAKKASAPFDRERLLAYLEKQALEYKDREDYVPFTREKKGKIFIPKQKPVQSFTEEKFSLDPELEEALTSATDTELGDLAAILGMSNLITNNQFCDVVGSSNGIDKDSFSNIVKGEKMLPVFDEPPNPTNVEETLKRIKDNDSRLVEVNLNNIKNIPIPTLKEFAKALETNTHVKNFSLAATRSNDPVAVALADMLRVNTKLKSLNIESNFITGVGILALVDALKDNETLTEIKIDNQRQQLGTAAEVEIAKMLEENNKILKFGYHFTQQGPRARAAAAITKNNDLVRKRRVEGDN; this is encoded by the exons ATGACGCTCCCATTTCGAAAGGACTTGGACAAGTACAAAGATCTTGATGAGGATGAAATTCTTGGCAAACTTTCAGAAGAGGAACTGAAACAACTGGAAACTGTTTTGGATGATCTTGACCCTGAG AACGcgctgctgcctgcaggcttCCGGCAGAAGGACCAGACTGCCAAGAAGGCCTCGGCTCCCTTCGACAGGGAACGGCTCCTGGCCTATTTGGAGAAGCAGGCACTGGAGTACAAGGACAGGGAAGACTATGTGCCTTTtacaagagaaaagaaag GGAAAATATTTATCCCCAAGCAAAAGCCTGTACAGtctttcacagaagaaaaattttctcttgATCCAGAACTGGAGGAAGCCTTGACCAGTGCCACAGACACAGAATTAGGTGACCTGGCAG caaTACTGGGAATGTCCAACTTGATAACAAACAATCAGTTCTGTGATGTAGTAGGAAGCAGTAATGGGATTGACAAAGACAGCTTCTCAA ATATAGTAAAAGGTGAAAAAATGTTGCCTGTTTTTGATGAGCCACCAAATCCCACAAATGTGGAGGAGACACTGAAAAGGATTAAAGATAATGATTCTCGTCTTGTTGAAGTTAATCTAAATAACATTAAG AACATACCAATTCCAACGCTGAAAGAATTTGCAAAAGCCTTAGAAACCAACACACATGTGAAGAATTTTAGCCTGGCAGCCACCAGAAGCAATGATCCTGTTGCTGTT GCTCTTGCAGATATGCTGAGAgtaaacacaaaattaaaaagtttgAACATAGAATCAAACTTCATTACTGGAGTTGGAATTCTGGCATTGGTTGATGCACTGAAAGACAATGAAACGTTGACAGAGATCAAAATTGATAATCAG aggcagcagctgggcacagctgcagaagTAGAAATTGCCAAGATGCTTGAAGAGAACAACAAGATCCTCAAATTTGGATACCATTTCACACAACAGGGACCTcgagccagggcagctgcagctaTCACAAAAAACAATGATTTGG TTCGGAAGAGAAGGGTTGAAGGAGACAATTAG